In one window of Oryza sativa Japonica Group chromosome 9, ASM3414082v1 DNA:
- the LOC4346846 gene encoding 3-ketoacyl-CoA synthase 17, translating to MAATTTTMSSSMAASLVTSLRSLSAHALVPLVASALLFVVAVVLRRRRRPVYLLNYSCHLPDVDRKVNLEVCEYFGQRCRHYSDDTADFMRLIYRKSGLGQETYAPPFIFSGEFQKTQAFAVQEAEEGLFATVAHLLAKSDVRPRDVGFVVVACSMFSPAPSLASMIVRRFGMPPGTRTYSLAGMGCSAGTVGIDMAARALRVSRRGGYALVVVTENMSLNWYFGENKHMLVTNCIFRVGSAAALVTDVAARRGDAKYELVRTLRTHHGGDDAAYNAAVQMEDEEGNVGVALTKDLVRVAGAGLRQHIATLAPHVLPVSELLRYVWRVARAYVAGNPKAVAAIVPDFQRAFEHMCIHSGGKAVIDAVVKLMAFGPQVVEPARATLHRFGNTSSSLVFYELAYFEAKRRVRAGDRLWMLAFGTGFKACSNVWRALRDSAPDADNPWNACAHRYPAALPPPSTRRSSGGAPAMDFTHLKNDKLP from the exons atggccgccaccaccaccaccatgtccTCATCCATGGCGGCGTCGCTGGTGACGTCGCTGCGCTCCCTCTCGGCACACGCCCTAGTGCCACTCGTCGCGTCGGCGCTCCTCTTCGTGGTGGCCGtcgtgctgcggcggcggcggcggccggtgtaCCTGCTGAACTACAGCTGCCACCTCCCGGACGTGGACCGGAAGGTGAACCTGGAGGTGTGCGAGTACTTCGGCCAGCGCTGCCGCCACTACTCCGACGACACCGCCGACTTCATGCGGCTCATCTACCGCAAGTCCGGCCTCGGCCAGGAGACGTACGCGCCGCCCTTCATCTTCTCCGGCGAGTTCCAGAAGACGCAGGCGTTCGCGGtgcaggaggcggaggaggggctGTTTGCCACGGTGGCGCACCTGCTGGCGAAGTCCGACGTGCGCCCGCGCGACGTCgggttcgtcgtcgtcgcctgctCCATgttctcgccggcgccgtcgctggCGTCGATGATCGTGCGGCGGTTCGGGATGCCGCCGGGGACGAGGACGTACAGCCTCGCCGGGATGGGGTGCAGCGCCGGCACGGTGGGGATCGACATGGCGGCGAGGGCGCTGCGGGTGTCGCGGCGGGGCGGGTACGCGCTGGTGGTGGTGACGGAGAACATGAGCCTGAACTGGTACTTCGGCGAGAACAAGCACATGCTGGTGACAAACTGCATCTTCCGGgtgggcagcgcggcggcgctggtgaccgacgtggcggcgcggcgcggcgacgccaAGTACGAGCTGGTGCGCACGCTGCGGACgcaccacggcggcgacgacgcggcgtaCAACGCCGCCGTGCAGATGGaggacgaggaggggaacgtcgGCGTCGCGCTCACCAAGGACCtcgtccgcgtcgccggcgcgggCCTCCGCCAGCACATCGCCACGCTCGCGCCGCACGTCCTCCCCGTCTCCGAGCTCCTCAG GTACGTGTGGCGGGTGGCGCGCGCATATGTCGCCGGGAACCCAAAGGCCGTGGCGGCGATTGTGCCAGATTTCCAACGCGCGTTCGAGCACATGTGCATCCACTCCGGCGGGAAGGCGGTGATTGACGCGGTGGTGAAGCTGATGGCGTTTGGGCCACAGGTCGTAGAGCCGGCGCGCGCCACACTGCATAGGTTCGGCAACACGTCGAGCAGCCTCGTCTTCTACGAGCTCGCCTACTTTGAGGCCAAGCGTCGCGTCCGTGCCGGTGACCGCCTCTGGATGCTTGCCTTCGGCACCGGCTTCAAGGCTTGCAGTAACGTCTGGCGTGCGCTCCGTGACTCTGCACCCGATGCCGACAACCCCTGGAATGCATGCGCCCACCGCTACCCTGCTGCGCTGCCACCGCCTTCAACGCGTAGGTCGAGTGGCGGTGCGCCCGCAATGGATTTTACACACTTGAAAAATGATAAGTTGCCTTAA